A genomic stretch from Eriocheir sinensis breed Jianghai 21 chromosome 31, ASM2467909v1, whole genome shotgun sequence includes:
- the LOC127005848 gene encoding uncharacterized PE-PGRS family protein PE_PGRS54-like isoform X11, whose product MGACTRILPHLALALMLAVIVVPQRSQARTSLKDLSSRVCHSLTCGASDAFYPHPSYCTHYVHCISGTPYVKRCPSNLHFNAARGSCDIPREAHCVPFKRSCELQVPFVADGPTDGQVTCDCGGTCTKAHPYRCDAYYHCDAMGVEHLTECPSGLMFNSRVEQCDVPENTQCPQSPSCSCDNCRYPTSDHCSTFWQCENGKAVKHYCSSGLLFNRDTSQCDLAINVECSAGAWQSGSFVETVCVDHRKDCEVFVKEGGCVCNDDVCDWQTFVLQNCPKSCGKCKGEKTMKKRIFSLPSDGGNARKKSKESGSKEHGHGHGSKESGSKESGNKGSGSKESGSKESGNKGSGSKESGSKESGNKGSGSKESGSKESGNKGSGSKESGNKGSGSKESGNKGSGSKESGSKESGNKGSGSKESGSKESGNKGSGSKESGSKESGSKESGNKGSGSKESGNKDSGSKESGNKDSGSKESGSKETVEVDGNISGESCEGGDGGGGNGNNSTEGDGGDNVDVGSGGDGGNGGDGGNGGDVGGDGGSGGGHVVDGCVINCILGKYLPHPINCRKFIYCAPSGPEEVSCAPFNVWDQEELACTNERLTPCVTGSYITTEGKPCGSGGDGGDVGSDDDGDSGGDGDSGGDGDSSGDGDSSGDGDSSGDGGDAGSGGDGDSGDAGSGGDGGDGGIGGDGGSGGDHIVDGCIIPCSLGKYLPHPTDCHKFIQCAPYGPEEMPCAPGTIWEQGKLTCNHEGLTPCVTGAYLTPEGKTCGGDGGDAGSGGDGGSGGNGSSGGDGGSGGDGGDAGSGGDGDGDGSSGNSGGDGGSGGGHVIDGCVISCTLGKYLPHPTDCRKFIQCAPYGPEEMPCAPGTIWEQGKLTCNHEGLTPCVTGAYLTPEGKICGGDGGDGGDGSGGDGGDAGSGGDGGDGGSGGDGGSGGDGGDAGSGGDGGGDGGHVVDGCVINCTLGKYLPHPTDCRKFIQCAPYGPEEMPCAPGTIWEQGKLTCNHEGSTPCVTGAYLTPEGKTCGGDGGDGGDGSDGGSGGDGGDAGSGGDGGDAGSGGDGGDAGSGGDGGDGGSGGDGGGDGSGGNGGGDGGSGGGHVIDGCVINCTLGKYLPHPTDCRKFIQCAPYGPEEMPCAPGTIWEQGKLTCNHEGSTPCVTGAYLTPEGKICGGDGEDGGDGSDGGDAGSGGDSGDAGSGGDGGDGGSGGDGGDGGSGGDGGDAGSGGDGGGDGGHVVDGCVINCTLGKYLPHPTDCRKFIQCAPYGPEEMPCAPGTIWEQGKLTCNHEGSTPCVTGAYLTPEGKTCGGDGGDGGDGSDGGSGGDGGDAGSGGDGGDAGSGGDGGDAGSGGDGGDGGSGGDGGSGGDGGSGGDAGSGGDGGSGGDGGGDGGHVVDGCVINCTLGKYLPHPTDCRKFIQCAPYGPEEMPCAPGTIWEQGKLTCNHEGSTPCVTGAYLTPEGKICGGDGGDGGDGSDGGDAGSGGDGGNAGSGGDGGDAGSGGDGGDGGSGGDGGDAGSGGDGGGDGGGDGGHVVDGCVINCTLGKYLPHPTDCRKFIQCAPYGPEEMPCAPGTIWEQGKLTCNHEGSTPCVTGAYLTPEGKTCGGDGGDGGDGSDGGSGGDGGDAGSGGDGGDAGSGGDGGDAGSGGDGGDGGSGGDGGSGGDGGSGGDAGSGGDGGSGGDGGGDGGHVIDGCVINCTLGKYLPHPTDCRKFIQCAPYGPEEMPCAPGTIWEQGKLTCNHEGSTPCVTGAYLTPEGKICGGDGGDGGDGSDGGDAGSGGDGGDAGSGGDGGDGGSGGDGGSGGDGGDAGSGGDGGGDSGHVVDGCVINCTLGKYLPHPTDCRKFIQCAPYGPEEMPCAPGTIWEQGKLTCNHEGSTPCVTGAYLTPEGKTCGGDGGDAGSGGDGGDAGSGGDGGDAGSGGDGGDAGSGGDGGDAGSGGDGGDAGSGGDGGDAGSGGDGGDAGSGGDGGDAGSGGDGGDAGSGGDGGDAGSGGDGGDAGSGGDGGDSGSGGDGGDAGSGGDGGDAGSGGDGGDAGSGGDGGDAGSGGDGGDAGSGGDGGDAGSGGDGGDAGSGGDGGDAGSGGDGGDAGSGGDGGDAGSGGDGGDSGSGDGGDAGSGGDGGDAGSGGDGGDAGSGGDGGDAGSGGDGGDSGSGDGGDGACEDAQYDCIFWAANNDCNCKPTDGDCSWQTYVAAACPKSCGSCEPQVGGDGDEVCEDNVSDCRFWAANKDCNCKPTDGDCSWQKYVADNCPKSCGTCNTSGDGGNGGEDGGSGGDGGDSGSGGDGGDGGSGGDGGSGGDGGDAGSGGDGGDAGSGGDGGDAGSGGDGGDAGSGGDGGDAGSGGDGGDAGSGGDGGDAGSGGDGGDAGSGGDGGDAGSGGDGGDAGSGGDGGDAGSGGDGGDAGSGGDGGDAGSGGDGGDTGSGGDGGDAGSGGDGGDAGSGGDGGDAGSGGDGGDAGSGGDGGDAGSGGDGGDAGSGGDGGSGGDHIVDGCIIPCSLGKYLPHPTDCRKFIQCAPYGPEEMPCAPGTIWEQGKLTCNHEGSTPCVTGAYLTPEGKTCGGDGGSGGDGGDAGSGGDGGDAGSGGDGGDAGSGGDGGDAGSGGDGGDAGSGGDGGDAGSGGDGGDAGSGGDGGDAGSGGDGGDGGSGGDGGDESVEDCELSCPKSEGIFPHPRDCRKWIRCLHGKPYVKECPFHLQFNPVLRVCDWPQHAKCVASSNADCGVPEPVVPTEPPNVKPDICDCECCLRPHPEDCTAYYYCEPGSNAEFHTCSEGLVFNPQLSQCVIQDQYPQCQPEKPPTCDPTCECLYPAEACTEYYKCNGDGVPVKFECFGGLYFNDEKHSCDLPKNVSCELRRKRTYNPEPQKYISAEECKTRKGFFAKRGDPSGYFMCSNGIAFSLRCPDGAVFSSAVGRCILRK is encoded by the exons CGTCGACCATCGAAAGGACTGTGAAGTATTCGTGAAGGAAGGAGGCTGTGTCTGCAACGATGACGTCTGTGACTGGCAGACCTTCGTCCTTCAAAACTGTCCCAAGTCGTGCGGCAAATGCAAGGGagaaaagacaatgaagaagagaatattttccctcccttctgatGGAGGAAACGCCCGCAAGAAGTCCAAGGAGTCGGGGAGCAAAGAACATGGACACGGACACGGCAGCAAGGAGTCAGGAAGCAAGGAGTCAGGCAACAAGGGTTCAGGCAGCAAGGAGTCAGGAAGCAAAGAATCTGGCAACAAGGGTTCAGGCAGCAAGGAGTCAGGAAGCAAGGAGTCAGGCAACAAGGGTTCAGGCAGCAAGGAGTCAGGCAGCAAGGAGTCAGGCAACAAGGGTTCAGGCAGCAAGGAGTCAGGCAACAAGGGTTCAGGCAGCAAGGAGTCAG GCAACAAGGGTTCAGGCAGCAAGGAGTCAG GAAGCAAGGAGTCAGGCAACAAGGGTTCAGGCAGCAAGGAGTCAGGAAGCAAGGAGTCAGGCAACAAGGGTTCAGGCAGCAAGGAGTCAGGCAGCAAGGAGTCAGGAAGCAAGGAGTCAGGCAACAAGGGTTCAGGCAGCAAGGAGTCAGGCAACAAGGACTCGGGCAGCAAGGAGTCAGGCAACAAGGACTCGGGCAGCAAGGAGTCAGGCAGTAAAGAGACTGTCGAAGTTGATGGCAACATTAGCGGTGAAAGCTGTgaaggtggagatggtggtggaggaaatgGGAACAACAGCACCGAAGGAGACGGTGGTGATAATGTTGATGTCGGCAGTGGAGGAGATGGCGGCAACGGTGGTGATGGAGGCaacggtggtgatgttggtggagaCGGCGGCTCAGGTGGCGGCCACGTCGTCGACGGTTGCGTCATTAACTGCATTCTCGGCAAGTACCTGCCTCACCCAATTAACTGCCGCAAGTTCATCTACTGCGCGCCCTCGGGCCCCGAGGAGGTATCCTGCGCGCCATTTAACGTTTGGGATCAAGAAGAGTTGGCATGCACCAACGAGCGTTTGACCCCCTGCGTCACTGGCTCCTACATCACCACCGAGGGCAAACCATGCGGTAGCGGGGGTGATGGAGGTGACGTCGGCAGCGATGACGATggagacagtggtggtgatggagacagCGGTGGTGATGGAGACAGCAGTGGTGATGGAGACAGCAGTGGTGATGGAGACagcagtggtgatggaggtgacgcAGGAAGCGGTGGTGATGGAGACAGTGGTGATGCCggcagcggtggtgatggaggtgacggCGGCATCGGTGGTGACGGAGGCTCAGGCGGCGACCACATCGTTGATGGCTGCATCATTCCTTGTTCCCTCGGCAAGTACCTGCCTCACCCGACTGACTGCCATAAGTTCATCCAGTGCGCGCCCTACGGCCCCGAAGAGATGCCCTGTGCACCCGGCACTATCTGGGAACAAGGAAAGCTGACCTGCAACCACGAGGGCTTGACCCCCTGCGTCACTGGCGCCTACCTCACCCCCGAGGGCAAGAcctgtggtggtgacggtggtgacgctggcagtggtggtgatgggggcagCGGTGGTAATGGAAgcagcggtggtgatggaggcagcggtggtgatggaggtgatgccggcagcggtggtgatggtgatggagacgGCAgcagtggtaatagtggtggagACGGCGGCTCAGGCGGCGGCCACGTCATCGACGGTTGCGTCATCAGCTGCACCCTCGGCAAGTACCTGCCTCACCCGACTGACTGCCGCAAGTTCATCCAGTGCGCGCCCTACGGCCCCGAAGAGATGCCCTGTGCGCCCGGCACTATCTGGGAACAAGGAAAGCTGACCTGCAACCACGAGGGCTTGACCCCCTGCGTCACTGGCGCCTACCTCACCCCCGAGGGCAAAAtctgtggtggtgacggtggagacggaggagacggcagtggaggtgacggtggtgacgcaggcagtggaggtgatggaggtgatggcggcagcggtggtgatggaggcagcggtggtgatggaggtgatgccggcagcggtggtgatggtggtggagacggCGGCCACGTCGTCGACGGCTGCGTCATCAACTGCACCCTCGGCAAGTACCTGCCTCACCCGACTGACTGTCGCAAGTTCATCCAGTGCGCGCCCTACGGCCCCGAAGAGATGCCCTGTGCGCCCGGCACTATCTGGGAACAAGGAAAGCTGACCTGCAACCACGAGGGCTCAACCCCCTGCGTCACTGGCGCCTACCTCACCCCCGAGGGCAAGAcctgtggtggtgacggtggtgacggaG gagacgGCAGTgacggaggaagtggtggtgacggaggtgatGCCGGcagtggaggtgacggtggtgacgcaggcagtggaggtgatggaggtgatgccggcagcggtggtgatggag gtgacggcggcagcggtggtgatggtggtggagacggcagcggtggtaatggtggtggagacGGCGGCTCAGGCGGCGGCCACGTCATCGACGGCTGCGTCATCAACTGCACCCTCGGCAAGTACCTGCCTCACCCGACTGACTGCCGCAAGTTCATCCAGTGCGCGCCCTACGGCCCCGAAGAGATGCCCTGTGCGCCCGGCACTATCTGGGAACAAGGAAAGCTGACCTGCAACCACGAGGGCTCAACCCCCTGCGTCACTGGCGCCTATCTCACCCCCGAGGGCAAAAtctgtggtggtgacggtgaagaCGGAGGAGACGGCAGTGACGGAGGTGATGCCGGCAGTGGAGGTGACAGTGGTGACGCAGgcagtggaggtgatggaggtgatggcggcagcggtggtgatggtggtgatggaggcagcggtggtgatggaggtgatgccggcagcggtggtgatggtggtggagacggCGGCCACGTCGTCGACGGCTGCGTCATCAACTGCACCCTCGGCAAGTACCTGCCTCACCCGACTGACTGCCGTAAGTTCATCCAGTGCGCGCCCTACGGCCCCGAAGAGATGCCCTGTGCGCCCGGCACTATCTGGGAACAAGGAAAGCTGACCTGCAACCACGAGGGCTCAACCCCCTGCGTCACTGGCGCCTACCTCACCCCCGAGGGCAAGAcctgtggtggtgacggtggagaCGGAGGAGACGGCAGTgacggaggaagtggtggtgacggaggtgatGCCGGcagtggaggtgacggtggtgacgcaggcagtggaggtgatggaggtgatgccggtagcggtggtgatggaggtgatggcggcagcggtggtgatggaggcagtggAGGTGATGGCGGCAGCGGTGGTGACGCAGGCAGTGGAGGTGAtggcggcagcggtggtgatggtggtggagacggCGGCCACGTCGTCGACGGCTGCGTCATCAACTGCACCCTCGGCAAGTACCTGCCTCACCCGACTGACTGCCGTAAGTTCATCCAGTGCGCGCCCTACGGCCCCGAAGAGATGCCCTGTGCGCCCGGCACTATCTGGGAACAAGGAAAGCTGACCTGCAACCACGAGGGCTCAACCCCCTGCGTCACTGGCGCCTACCTCACCCCCGAGGGCAAAAtctgtggtggtgacggtggagaCGGAGGAGACGGCAGTGACGGAGGTGATGCCGGcagtggaggtgacggtggtaaCGCAGgcagtggaggtgatggaggtgatgccggcagtggtggtgatggaggtgatggaggcagcggtggtgatggaggtgatgccggcagcggtggtgatggtggtggtgatggtggtggagacggCGGCCACGTCGTCGACGGCTGTGTCATCAACTGCACCCTCGGCAAGTACCTGCCTCACCCGACTGACTGCCGCAAGTTCATCCAGTGCGCGCCCTACGGCCCCGAAGAGATGCCCTGTGCGCCCGGCACTATCTGGGAACAAGGAAAGCTGACCTGCAACCACGAGGGCTCAACCCCCTGCGTCACTGGCGCCTACCTCACCCCCGAGGGCAAGAcctgtggtggtgacggtggagaCGGAGGAGACGGCAGTgacggaggaagtggtggtgacggaggtgatGCCGGcagtggaggtgacggtggtgacgcaggcagtggaggtgatggaggtgatgccggcagcggtggtgatggaggtgatggcggcagcggtggtgatggaggcagtggAGGTGATGGCGGCAGCGGTGGTGACGCAGGCAGTGGAGGTGAtggcggcagcggtggtgatggtggtggagacggCGGCCACGTCATCGACGGCTGCGTCATCAACTGCACCCTCGGCAAGTACCTGCCTCACCCGACTGACTGCCGTAAGTTCATCCAGTGCGCGCCCTACGGCCCCGAAGAGATGCCCTGTGCGCCCGGCACTATCTGGGAACAAGGAAAGCTGACCTGCAACCACGAGGGCTCGACCCCCTGCGTCACTGGCGCCTACCTCACCCCCGAGGGCAAAAtctgtggtggtgacggtggagaCGGAGGAGACGGCAGTGACGGAGGTGATGCCGGcagtggag gtgacggtggtgacgcaggcagtggaggtgatggag gtgatggcggcagcggtggtgatggaggcagcggtggtgatggaggtgatgccggcagcggtggtgatggtggtggagacagCGGCCACGTCGTCGACGGCTGCGTCATCAACTGCACCCTCGGCAAGTACCTGCCTCACCCGACTGACTGCCGCAAGTTCATCCAGTGTGCGCCCTACGGCCCCGAAGAGATGCCCTGTGCGCCCGGCACTATCTGGGAACAAGGAAAGCTGACCTGCAACCACGAGGGCTCAACCCCCTGCGTCACTGGCGCCTACCTCACCCCCGAGGGCAAAACctgtggtggtgacggaggtgacgctggcagtggtggtgatggtggagacgcaggcagtggcggtgatggtggagacgcaggcagtggcggtgatggtggagacgcaggcagtggcggtgatggtggagacgcaggcagtggcggtgatggtggagacgcaggcagtggtggtgatggtggagacgcaggcagtggcggtgatggtggagacgcaggcagtggcggtgatggtggagacgcaggcagtggcggtgatggtggagacgcaggcagtggcggtgatggtggagacgcaggcagtggcggtgatggtggagacgcaggcagcggcggtgatggtggagactcaggcagtggcggtgatggtggagacgcaggcagtggcggtgatggtggagacgcaggcagtggcggtgatggtggagacgcaggcagtggcggtgatggtggagacgcaggcagtggcggtgatggtggagacgcaggcagtggcggtgatggtggagacgcag gcagtggcggtgatggtggagacgcaggcagtggcggtgatggtggagacgcaggcagtggcggtgatggtggagacgcaggcagtggtggtgatggtggagacgcaggcagcggcggtgatggtggagacTCAGGCAGCGGCGATGGTGGAGACGCAggcagtggcggtgatggtggagacgcaggcagtggcggtgatggtggagacgcaggcagtggtggtgatggtggagacgcaggcagcggcggtgatggtggagacTCAGGCAGTGGCGATGGTGGAGATGGTGCATGCGAAGACGCGCAATATGACTGCATCTTCTGGGCAGCTAATAATGATTGTAACTGCAAGCCGACAGATGGTGATTGCTCATGGCAAACCTATGTGGCTGCAGCTTGCCCCAAGAGCTGCGGATCTTGTGAACCACAAGTGGGCGGCGATGGAGATGAAGTTTGCGAAGACAATGTATCTGACTGCCGATTCTGGGCCGCAAATAAGGATTGCAACTGCAAACCAACTGATGGGGATTGCTCCTGGCAAAAATATGTTGCAGACAATTGCCCGAAAAGCTGTGGAACGTGTAACACATCTGGTGACGGTGGCAATGGCGGTGAAGACGGCGGcagcggtggtgacggtggtgattcTGGcagcggtggtgacggtggtgatggtggaagtggtggtgatggaggcagcggtggtgatggaggtgacgccggcagtggtggtgatggtggtgacgccggcagcggtggtgatggaggtgacgccggcagcggtggtgatggaggtgacgccggcagcggtggtgatggcggtgacgccggtagcggtggtgatggcggtgacgccggcagtggtggtgatggcggtgacgcCGGCAGTGGTGGCGATGGCGGTGACGCCggcagcggtggtgatggcggtgacgccggcagcggtggtgatggcggtgacgccggcagcggtggtgatggcggtgacgccggcagtggtggtgatggcggtgacgccggcagtggtggtgatggcggtgacgccggcagcggtggtgatggcggtgacaccggcagtggtggtgatggcggtgacgccggcagcggtggtgatggtggtgacgccggcagcggtggtgatggaggtgacgccggcagcggtggtgatggcggtgacgccggcagcggtggtgatggcggtgacgccggcagcggtggtgatggcggtgacgcCGGCAGCGGTGGTGACGGAGGCTCAGGCGGCGACCACATCGTTGATGGCTGCATTATTCCTTGTTCCCTCGGCAAGTACCTGCCTCATCCGACAGACTGCCGCAAGTTCATCCAGTGCGCGCCCTACGGCCCCGAAGAGATGCCCTGTGCGCCCGGCACTATCTGGGAACAAGGAAAGCTGACCTGCAACCACGAGGGCTCGACCCCCTGCGTCACTGGCGCCTACCTCACCCCCGAGGGCAAGACCTGTGGTGGCgatggaggaagtggtggtgacggaggtgacgccggcagcggtggtgatggaggtgatgccggcagtggtggtgatggaggtgacgctggcagtggtggtgatggaggtgacgccggaagtggtggtgatggtggtgacgccggcagtggtggtgatggaggtgatgctggcagcggtggtgatggaggtgacgctggcagtggtggtgatggaggtgacgcCGGCagcggtggtgacggcggtgacgGAGGCAGCGGTGGTGACGGAGGTGATGAAAGCGTTGAGGACTGTGAACTGTCGTGCCCGAAGAGCGAAGGAATATTCCCTCACCCTCGTGACTGCAGGAAGTGGATACGTTGCCTGCACGGGAAGCCTTACGTGAAGGAGTGTCCCTTCCACCTGCAGTTCAACCCTGTGCTCCGAGTGTGTGACTGGCCCCAGCACGCCAAATGTGTAGCTTCCAGTAATGCGGATTGTGGCGTTCCCGAACCTGTCGTTCCAACGGAGCCGCCCAATGTCAAGCCCGATATCTGCGACTGCGAGTGTTGCCTGCGACCTCACCCTGAAGACTGCACGGCCTATTACTACTGTGAG CCTGGCTCCAACGCCGAGTTCCACACCTGCTCGGAGGGGCTCGTGTTCAACCCCCAGCTGAGCCAGTGCGTCATCCAGGACCAGTACCCGCAGTGCCAGCCCGAGAAGCCCCCGACGTGCGATCCCACCTGTGAATGTCTCTATCCGGCAGAGGCCTGCACCGAGTACTACAAGT GCAACGGTGACGGCGTTCCCGTGAAGTTCGAGTGTTTTGGTGGCCTTTACTTCAACGACGAGAAGCACTCCTGCGACCTCCCGAAGAACGTGTCCTGCGAGCTGCGTCGGAAGAGGACGTACAATCCAGAGCCGCAGAAGTACATAAGCG CCGAGGAGTGCAAGACCCGCAAAGGATTCTTCGCCAAGAGAGGGGATCCTTCGGGCTACTTCATGTGCAGCAACGGCATCGCCTTCTCTCTGCGGTGTCCTGACGGCGCAGTGTTCAGCTCCGCGGTCGGCAGATGTATCCTCAGAAAGTAA